TCCAAAGAAGCAGCAGTATATATCCTAACTTCAGtagttcagttcacttttcTTAAAAATACACCTATATATAAGAAGAGAACATTCTTGAAGTGTATGTAAAATGATTCTGTTAGGGTATGCACACAAGGTGTTCGATCAAATGCCACAACGAGATACAGTCTAAAAGATCAAAGTTGCGCAGATTCTTTTTCATTTGATGCCGCAAAGAGATGTATTGTCGTGGAATACCTCAATTTCAAGGTAACTACATAGTGGTAATCTCAGAATTACTGGAGATATTCATGCAACTTGGAAACAAGGGTTGTGCTTTGATCATACTACTTTAGCAGTGATAAAATGTTGCTCATTTTTGGAGGACTATAAATTGGGCGTACAAGTGCCATTTTGGAGCTTAAGCTGTTTTCAATGATATGTATATTAGAGATACTTGTCTTGGAATGTGATAATTGCAGCTTATGAGCAAAATGGGTTGCCAGAGAAATCTCCACGCCTGTTTGTTTTAGTGCTAGCTTGTGGATGGAACCCACAGCAGTGTTCTGACACGAAAACAAACCTTCAAAGTATTGCATGGAAATCCATAGCAGAGTTATCAAATCTGGAATGGCCTTTCACCCTTTTTGTGGGAAGTATTTTGGTTGATATGTGCTGTAAGTATTGGGTGATCGATGAGGCTGTGAAGCTTCATGATAGACTGGACTCACTGGAGCAACAAAACATTGTTTCATGGAATGCAATTACTCCTGGGTGTTTAGCACAAAACCAGAACGAGGAAGCTCTTTGGATTTTCTCTCTGATGCTGGAAATGGTTGTGGAACCGGATATTTATACTCATGCAACAGTTCCAGACTTCCTGATACATGTACTAACCTGGCACTTTCTGGACTTGGGAAGCAGATCCGTGCTCAAATTATCAAGCAGGTTTGCTATTCATTTCGTttgttcaaagttcaaacattGCTTTAAATTTCCCTGTTGGATAATCTTTTAGTGGGTTGATATTGTCAAAACTTGTTTTCTTTGGTTTAGAGCCCTCTGATATTGATCTCTGTATCATTATAGTACAATGGTAACACTTTTTAGTAGCAATTGAAAGCTTTCCTTTGGGGTGGTCCGAAAATGAAATGATtccaacaaaatgaaaatacattgtttatatatatatactacatATACAATGCCAAATAGCCAAGTGTTCTTGTGAACTTACTTCAATACATAATTACATACCGTAAACATACATGAACTTCTTAATCCTCACAATCCTACCCCTGATGACAATTGACAGGATATTTATGTGAGAAGCCGTGTTAGAAATCTCAATGTGTATATTGAAATTCTATAAATCAATGGCTATGGGGTTATTGTTTCCACATTTTGTTTCGAACATTTGAGAGACGTAATTCATGGTTGGCCTTGATTGTGGATTAACATTGAGGCATAAAATTGCAGTCTCTAGGACAAACTCCACCTGTTGTATGAGCTCTTGACCTGTAGGATATGCAAGACGGCGATCTAAGACatctttgaattttattttgagtTGGTCATCTGACATGTTGAAAGAAAGACTCGAAATCTTCTCTTGTGGATGTGCTCCCATTAGGATCTCAATCGCCAGAACGCCAAAGCTATACACATCAGATTTTTCTGTTACAGCCATGGTGAAAGCCAGCTCTGcaagaacaacaacaatatGTTATTTAACATTTGGACTTATATATTTGCATATTTTCTGTAGGTGTCTCAGATTTCCTAACCTGGGGCAAGGTAGCCATATGTTCCAGCAAGTGTGGTCCAATTAGATGATTCTGGATTCAAGAACTTTGCGGTGCCAAAGTCAGAGACTTGAGCTTCCAGATGAGAGGACAGCAAAATGTTTTTACTTGAAATGTCACGGTGAACAACAGGTGGTGTGCAACCATGGTGCATGTATGCCAGGGCATCAGCAACACCCTTGATGATTCTCACCCGATTGCCCCAGCCTAACTCCTTAGCTTCATCGTTGCTGCTTAATACATCAGCCAAGCTTCCTCTTTCAACATACTTGTACACCAAGGACATCATATTCTGATGCAAACAAAACCCATAAAACCTCACAATGTTCTTATGTCGAATCTCTGTGAGTGCTGTTACCTCATTCACGAAATTCCTGGCTGCTACCGCTTCTTTCTCTAAAGTGCTGGTGTCGAGCTTCTTAATTGCTATCACTTGACCATTCGGAAACACTGCTTTATAAACCCTCCCAGATGCTCCACTTCCAATGCAATACTGACTGTGAAAGTTTTCTGTTGCTTTAACTATGTCGCTGTACACTAATTTCCCATCAAAGTTCAATACAGTGAATACATCTTTTGATCTATTAAGCTCGTGCATTTCCTGTCTTTTGTATTTTTCCAGTTTTCGTCTTCTCCAAAGTATTATGCTGCAGGagacaaaaagaagaaaaaacaggATGCTTGCAAAAGAGGAAGCTGCGATTATTATGGGACGACGATGTTGCTTCTTTGTTGGAGATGAAGAAGTTTGAGTATCATTGCAGGGTTTCATGCCCTTTATTCTACCACACAGATCCATATTGCCAGCAAACGATTGCAGAGGAAATCCAGAGAAGGTTTTGCTGTCTGGCAGTGGGCCCGTGAGGTCATTATCTGAGAAATTAGCGGTTACTAAGCTGGAAAGCGAGGCTAGAGAAACCGGGATTTGACCACTGAGATTGTTATGTTGAAGGTTCAAGCTTTGAAGACTAGTGAGCTGCCCAACCTCTCTTGGTATATCTCCTGTGAGATGATTATAACTCAAATCCAGTAAAATCTGCAGGTGAGTTAACTGTCCGATCTCATTTGGAATCGGTCCTGTCAGATGGTTATTGCTCAAATTTAAGCTCAACAGCTTTGAGCAACCCCCAATGTCCCCTGGGATTTGTCCTGTTAAATTGTTATTCGAGAGATCTAGTTGCTCTAGTTCATGTAGATCTTCTAACTCTACCGGCACATTTCCTGATAGCAtattattctgaaaatatattttaaccAGGTTTGAGCTTTGTCCTATTTCAGGGGATATGTATCCTTGTAACCTGTTTGATGAGAAGTCTAATACCCCTAAATTTGGCAACTGGTAAATATCCATTGGTATTTCACCACCAACAGAGTTTCCAGCTATTAAAAGAGCAGTCAAGTTTATGGACTTTCCCCAGTTTGGTGAGAGTTGACCACCTAGTTGATTGTAACTCAAGTCAATGTATTCCAAGCTGGGATAAACTCCAAAGTCCTGATCAAGGTCTCCAGTGAGTTGGTTATATTGAAGGTAAACTTCGTACAAATCTGGACAAGTTTTTAGACTTATTGGTATTGGACCTGTAAAGttattgtgagaagcagaaaaGTAAACAAGCTTTCCACCCTTGCAGATTTGCGGGGGTAGTGATCCCGTTAAGTTGTTCCTAGAAAATTCAAGATCAGTAAGTGATGAGAGGTTGCCTATATCTTGAGGTACATGGCCAGAGAACTGATTGTTGAATAAGCGAAGGTCAGTTAGTTTGCTAAGCCTACTAATAAAACTCGGGATTGACCCGCTGAAAAAATTCTGATCCAGGCGTAAGATGGTTAACTCAGTCAAGTTAGCCATTGATACAGGGATATGGCCTGAAAATCtacttttttcaaaaaatatggATGAAAGATTTTTGCAGTTTCCTATGGTAGAAGGGATTGGACCCTCTAGATAAGTGTCTTGAATGATAATTGTTTTAATATTTACGAGACCAGAGAACAAGGTCGGATGAATTCGACCAGTGAGAAAGTTTCGAGAGAGATCAAGGTGCTCAACTAGTGTTAGATTTGAAAGGGAAAGAGGAATTGTACCATTAAGCTCATTAGTTGAGAGATCAAGGTATTTGAGGTTAGAAATCAAGCCTATATTAGTAGGTATTATACCGGTAAAACGGTTGTAATTAAGGTCGAGTAAATTTAAATGTGGGAATGAAGAGAAATCAATGGCCTCGAGTGTACCTTCTAACTCTAACTCGGACAAGGTTATCTGGGTCACTCTTCCATGGTTGTCGCACGTGATTCCTTGCCATGTGCACGGGCGTATGTTGGAGGAAGAATTGAGACTTTGTGGTAAGAGCCAAGAGGTGAAGGCAGACTGGTTTCGGAAGCTTTGTTTCCATTTAAGAAGCGCCTTTGCTTCTGTTTGTCCTGGATTGTATGCTTTTGCTTGAGAAAACAAGAGCATGTAAACAAAATTGATTACAAACACAAGGTTAATAGTTGACATTTTGTTTTTGTATATTAACTTCGTAATTTGGCAGATTTAAAATATGTAGTGTAAGTAAATTGCAATGAAGCATGGTTTGTCAATATTTAAGTCTTAGTCGTCTGATAACTAGGATAATTAAATCCAGGAATCAAAATgttgactgaattttattatcAATTCTTGGTTCATTTTTTCTTCACACTTTTTTGACTATTTTCTAGTGCGTCCAAATTACAATCGTTTGTTTGAGTTACTGTCATTAAAAGTTATTCCTGTCAATTATGTCTtcctcaacttttttttaatttttttttttaaaaaagtacaCAAAAGTTTGGATAGTGTATATCTTCCTCATTTGGTGTACAATATGTTTAGTATATATCGGGGTAAATTTTGCTAATTTAAcatattttgattaactttttacatacaagatttaatatgtttaatatACATCGGGATTATATATAtacaatgaaaaaaaaaaacaagaacatACATACAAAATTTATTACAAACAAAAggttaatacggagtattaaacaTTTCGTTTTTGTATATTAACTTTGTAATTTGGCAGATTCAAAATAAACTGTAAAGATGTAGTGTAAGTAAATTGCAAAGAACCATGGTTTGTCAATAAGTCTTAGTCATCTGATAACTAAGTCAAGGAATTAAAATGTTGACCGAATTTTGTAATTAAATAGGATTACTTTAATAACAGTGGTATGCTTCGTTCGTTTTTTCTTTCCACGTTTTTTGACAATTTTCTAGTGGGTCAAGTTACAAACATTTGTGTGAGTTTTTGACATTAAATGTTATTTTATGTCCGATACAGTATCTCTTGGTAACGGTAAATATCATACtatctccgtttcaaaaagatttttacacttactatttgcacgaactccggtgcaatgtttgaccgttaatatatcTTATTCTATAtggcaaaaaattataaaaattttatatttgtaaaatacattttgagacgaatctaacaagatatcttatgataattttttaaagatataatagtgagaatttaggctcaaagttttgatttttgggCACATTTTttaaagcgtaaagaactttatgaaacagaggtagtaagTTTTAATTTCACTTCTCCTATTTCTAATTTGTAATGCTCTCATAAGTTGTTAATTCATTCGGGGGGTTCATTGACATTAAAGTTATTCCTAATTTTAAAAATGGGCTATTTGATAGTAGGGTTGATAgttgagtatttttttttgatatagttagtgaaataaatggacaaacactgtgccggtcaaaccatATTTTAGTAAGTCAATTAATTAGTTATTCTTAATTTGTAACTTCTAATCAATTAATTAGTTATTCTTAATTTGCAAATTTTCTCTTTCTTCAGTGGCGGAAATTGAAGTGTAACACCTCCTTGAGTATGAGCTCCTTCTCTTGCGTTGTAGCTGCCTTCAGCCGCATGATATACTGTCTCTTCCGCCCTTTCACCTCCTTATTGATAATACCGTCTCCCTTAATGAATCTGGACGCTATGtggattctctctcctccgccgGAGTGCGAAAGTATTTTATTTGCCAACTCGTTCAAGTCAGTTCTATGTCGAGTTGGAGAAAGTTGTTGAATCCTTTTTAGTGGATGATTCTGCTGAACGCCATGCTTCTTTCACGTTTTTTCTAATTGTTTTCAATTGTTGTTGCTGCTATTCTTGCTTTCTTGCGGTATAATTTTACTGGGATAGTCTTTAATTATTCGTTTTTATGGGGGACAACGTCAGAGATATGAGTTTGACTGCCGAAAAATTGGTCGTGGTCCCTactcataataataaaataaaaaaaaacaaaaaaaaactgatttgggtGATCCTTTGTCACAATTTGTTGACTATAAAAAATCATTTGTGACAAAAATTCTttgatttaataattgaatGGATTCATGGGTTAGATCTTGATCATGTCTGAGTTTAAGAATATTACCCAAATCAAGACCCATTTTTAAACATATGGACCTAAACTCTCTCCATATCCAATGGGTCTCAAATAAATGAACCCGTATCTTAAAAATAGAACAGGTCCAACAAGATCTGGTACGGGTTATGGACTCATTCCCATGAGGAAGTCTTtgcgcatatcagatatgtatgggcaaatacatatcagaacaaaagacaaaataggaaaaaggacaaaaaagaaattaaatggtacttatttaaacaaaaatggtactttttttttacagaatggtactccctccgtcccataattatcttcctgtttgaccaaaaacacggattttaagaaaagtggaatatagtacataaaaaaatggaataaagtacaaatgatgattgagttgtatggaaaagtggaataaagtacatgtgaaagagaatatagtacatgggaaaagtggaatatagtacatgggtggggttttcaattcattttaattaatatagtacatgagaaagtgagGACCTTAGAGCATCTCTAATGGTAAGCAAATTGTTAAGTTGCTTTCATATGCCACATCAGATTTTCAAGCTACTATTTTTTCATGTGTATTTTGCTCCAATGGTAAGCAAGTTGCTTGAaattttttaacaattttttaaaatttattttattattcaattcacatgtttatcaaataaacaaatttttccgtttttttttttccaagctAATGAGCTTTGTAGAGCTAATTTGCTTAACTTGGCTAATTGTTCATATGTACTCCAATGGTTGGCTAGTAGCTAGAAATTTTATGAAAATTGCAAGCTAGTCCTTATAtgtaaccattggagatgctcttagtagccaaaattagaaacaggaagataattttgggacgctcgtttaggaaagcaagaagataattttgggacggaaggagtactttttttttacagaatgatacttttttggaaaaattactttaaataatccaatctttcgacgattttccattaataatccaacttttggattattatctaataatctaacTTTAGCACCCCATTAACTTTCATTGAACCCAAAAGACCGGTAACCGGTTAAAAAGGTCGAACTTTTAAGTTTTTTGTTTTagcattttttttcttcaaattccTTCCTCTTAAGGAGTACTTATTTCTTCCTCCATAACCTTCCTTAATCTCTCC
This Spinacia oleracea cultivar Varoflay chromosome 6, BTI_SOV_V1, whole genome shotgun sequence DNA region includes the following protein-coding sequences:
- the LOC110805833 gene encoding MDIS1-interacting receptor like kinase 2 — protein: MSTINLVFVINFVYMLLFSQAKAYNPGQTEAKALLKWKQSFRNQSAFTSWLLPQSLNSSSNIRPCTWQGITCDNHGRVTQITLSELELEGTLEAIDFSSFPHLNLLDLNYNRFTGIIPTNIGLISNLKYLDLSTNELNGTIPLSLSNLTLVEHLDLSRNFLTGRIHPTLFSGLVNIKTIIIQDTYLEGPIPSTIGNCKNLSSIFFEKSRFSGHIPVSMANLTELTILRLDQNFFSGSIPSFISRLSKLTDLRLFNNQFSGHVPQDIGNLSSLTDLEFSRNNLTGSLPPQICKGGKLVYFSASHNNFTGPIPISLKTCPDLYEVYLQYNQLTGDLDQDFGVYPSLEYIDLSYNQLGGQLSPNWGKSINLTALLIAGNSVGGEIPMDIYQLPNLGVLDFSSNRLQGYISPEIGQSSNLVKIYFQNNMLSGNVPVELEDLHELEQLDLSNNNLTGQIPGDIGGCSKLLSLNLSNNHLTGPIPNEIGQLTHLQILLDLSYNHLTGDIPREVGQLTSLQSLNLQHNNLSGQIPVSLASLSSLVTANFSDNDLTGPLPDSKTFSGFPLQSFAGNMDLCGRIKGMKPCNDTQTSSSPTKKQHRRPIIIAASSFASILFFLLFVSCSIILWRRRKLEKYKRQEMHELNRSKDVFTVLNFDGKLVYSDIVKATENFHSQYCIGSGASGRVYKAVFPNGQVIAIKKLDTSTLEKEAVAARNFVNEVTALTEIRHKNIVRFYGFCLHQNMMSLVYKYVERGSLADVLSSNDEAKELGWGNRVRIIKGVADALAYMHHGCTPPVVHRDISSKNILLSSHLEAQVSDFGTAKFLNPESSNWTTLAGTYGYLAPELAFTMAVTEKSDVYSFGVLAIEILMGAHPQEKISSLSFNMSDDQLKIKFKDVLDRRLAYPTGQELIQQVEFVLETAILCLNVNPQSRPTMNYVSQMFETKCGNNNPIAIDL